AAGTTCACATTAATTGCTGTGACCAGAAACCCCAAAGCTCCAGTAGAATAGTAGTCTGAAACATTCCTAAAAAATATACCCTGCATcgttaaatatttatatcagaAAGCATAGAGTCAATATGGTGAATTTCCCACAATTCAGTACATTTCCACTCCTTCAGACGTGTGTGTGAAGCCCAAAAGTCTTGGGGCATCACCCACACATTACTGTGAAATGTATCAGAAGCTTTCTGTTCCAATAGAAAGAAAGATTGTCTACGGAAAAGAAGAAAGCTCCAAAGCTGTGCTTGTTATAAAGCAATCTCAGTTTTCTGAGTTTACATCTTGGCACAGCTTAAATGGTAAATCAGACACCAAATACAaggtatttttttgtctttttggtcAGTTGTGGTCAAATGGTTCCAGTCCTAGTATCCAAACATTCACACCATATCAAAAAGTCTACCACACTCAATTCGAAGTGCAAACTCACAATGCATTTCCGATGTCTTCCAATGTACCAATGTATCTCGAATTAGTGTAAGCCATGATGCAATTGCATTTTCTTTGGTCACCACAGAGTTTCAGAGCTTGGGTAAAGTTAATAAACTCCTGCTCAGGTCCTTCACCTCCCACAACGTGCGAACACGTACATATCCAAGAATAGACATGGCATGACGGCAGTAGTCCTCCACCTGCCGAATCTGTTGGAGGGTGAGCACAGTTCTCCACGTGCTAGCGGCAACGGTCGCATTCCTGGACGAAACTTGAAAAGGTTTGGCAGAGTTACTGTGGCCACTAGTCATGTTCACGACAAAAGCTTCCATGTCGCGACTGGCTGTCAGGTTTACAAAGTGGTAAACACGCTTTAAGGTCCTGACTGGGTTTTCCACCAAGTCCTCGTATCGCACCATAATGTACTTCCCTTTGAGCCAGCGAGGATTGCTGAGTGCCGTTTTCAGAGTCTTGGACATGTGCTCGCAAATCACCTCCATGGCTCCGATGGCGTGGTAGTCTGAAACATCCTTCCTGCCAGCTTTATGGTTCGGGTCAACCATCGGCACACGCCGCATCTTCGGGTTCCTGCTCCGCATCACTTGCAGGTTCTCCCGAATCAGGCCATGCTTGGATCTAATTCTGGAGTTGGCCATGGCTCGTGGGTCCCGCACCAAGTGGACCACTTTCAGATTGAGCGAGGGGTCCTCTATCAAAGGAGCCAAGACATTTATGTCCAAAACGCGTACTCCTTTAATCACGACGGTGTCATATTTTCGGCACTGCTCCTCCAATGCTGGAAGGCTCTGACGTGGACACTTCTTACACACTTTTTCGTCCACCATTCCCACCACATCCTTTCTATAGAATGAGCAAAGGGGATAGGAGCAGATGACTTTATTAAGTGGGGCACCAAAGACATCTAGAGTGGTTATATTCTTCCCAGCTTGAGTGTTGTACAACTGAAAAACTGAGAAATCACACCTGTACAGAGCACTAAGCATGTCCCTCTCTGCTCCTTGGAGTGACAATGCATCTCCAGGGTAGAGTTTCTGCCAAATGTGCCACAATGGTTCGTACAAAAAGAACACTCCAGGGTTTTGGTTAAAAAGTTCGCCGAAGAAGGACGAGCCCGAGCGCCATGTGGTTAACACGTAGACGAGTTGCCGCTTTCTCACCTGCGGGGTCTTGTAAAGGAAGTGAAAGTTTGGTCTGTTCTGGAAGTTCACGTTATCGCTCACCTGGAGGCTGCACGGCTGAGACTCTTTGGCCCATTTGTAGTTAGCCAGGTTCAGCATGGTCAGCGCCACAAGTATAAAGTAGGCAAGAAACACGACAATCTTCTTCCGACGAAGCACTTTGATGACCAGGCCAGGGTTGGCGATGATCCTGGTGTGGCTTTTGCAGTACGTTCTGGGTTTCTTTCCGAACGCTTTCTCCCATGATGGTTTAACAAGGAATggcttatttttcatttaggACGGGATGATATTACGGTTCGATATTAGCGGAGGCAGGAGCGTCGTGGCTGTGCGTTGACGAGgttgaggatgaagatgaagatgaggatgagtcCTAACTGGGCCCATTCGATCAACATCGATTAAGCTGTAGTTCTCCAGGGGAACTCTCCAACCGAGAAGCTGGACTTGTCTGGATACAGACTAATTACAAACCTAATTACATTTAGTACTTATAAAGATAAAGCCAAGTCAATGCTGCAGCCTCTGCTTACCATGCAGCATCCCTGAGCTTTTTTCAACCTCACGTTGCAGTACTAGGTTAATAAAAGCAAACCCGTGGTTAAAATAACGACATATCCGCGCATTTTAAGTCCCACTGAAAATATCACACTCCTGAAAACACTGTGAACGTTTCTGGGATGGATAACGAGCTGGATTTGATGCGGCGAGCAGCAGAAGCGACTCCTCTCCCAGGCTCCTGTTTACTACTCCACACGAGCTGAGGCAATTCAATCAGAGCTCAGAGGCAGAAGCCCCGCCTCCTCTGCGCAGTGATTGGTGGAGGCGACACTGCAAGGGAAGGATATGATTGGCTAAAGTACACGTGCGTCAAAATTACATAGGGCGCAAATGCGGAAACGCGGTGATCCAAACGCGCTAATATTGAcgaatttaaaaaacattacttATGAactacattttgtatttatagtactttataaataaaggaacaaaggaaaaaaacttCAACACTAGTCTAATGATTTATTAGTTATTCACTATAGTGCATCAGACAAAGCATAAAGACATCTACtagcaaagaaaataataataaaaaaatcttattcaGTCTTATTcaagatgtaaatgtaaatatctttaAGAAACTCTCAGATCCTATTGCAATGATTCCTCATTTtccattcattcacacctgttatatatttatttttgccaaAATTAGAGCAAAACTCTCTCCTTTTGAATTTTCAGAGCTGAAAGTTTCATCAAAATGGTCAGAATATAGATCGAACCTCCACGTTCATTATAATATGCACAATATagaaggaataacacacttcagaacatgctgtcataggaaaataacaaACTGGTGCTacttttaccaccctgaagttgattattttccacatatataacagcaagtcctgttgtgttttattccccttatactaCAGTATTTTGCCAAGgattccattttttatttattaaagaccaCCACGatgtacttttatccatttatagttcaatttaatgttgtgtgttcatgttatcattgacattatagcagctataaacagtcgttccctcttCAGCCTCTCTActtctccaaaaaaaataaaaataaaaaaaaaagcaacttgtCCTGTTACTAAGCAACTgcaaaaaagcgtaaactccttcACTGTTAAGACTtttccatgtcagaaaactgaagactccttccaaacccgtgatttgccttgtagcaaAAAACACTGTCAGGGTTGCTGTtgtggaaaataaatcaacaccttcagaccaatcagaatcgagaattcagcagcactgtcgTATCAGTTACTGATAAAGAGCTACTAGTTGCAGACCTgccaaagcatctcaagggaggaaactcagcatttggtgatgtccatgggttccagacttcaggtagtcattgactgtaaaggatttgcatccaagtattaaaaataatcttaatatttatgattatattagtttgttcaattacttttgagcctgtgaaaatggagggactctgtaaaaaatggctgtaattcctaaacggtcaatatttttgttaaacccctcgaattaaagctgaaagtctacgcttcagtcacatcttgagtGCTTCATTTCACGACTAGACCAGTGGTGTTCAAAATGTAGAGACCTTTAAATACTGTCTATCAGGAAATTTGTACGAGACCACTGTACTAGATTTTGGtcttttaaactgaatttaacTGGCGCTCAAATTCAGTTTAAAAGGTCAGACTCTT
This genomic interval from Pangasianodon hypophthalmus isolate fPanHyp1 chromosome 4, fPanHyp1.pri, whole genome shotgun sequence contains the following:
- the chst2a gene encoding carbohydrate sulfotransferase 2a → MKNKPFLVKPSWEKAFGKKPRTYCKSHTRIIANPGLVIKVLRRKKIVVFLAYFILVALTMLNLANYKWAKESQPCSLQVSDNVNFQNRPNFHFLYKTPQVRKRQLVYVLTTWRSGSSFFGELFNQNPGVFFLYEPLWHIWQKLYPGDALSLQGAERDMLSALYRCDFSVFQLYNTQAGKNITTLDVFGAPLNKVICSYPLCSFYRKDVVGMVDEKVCKKCPRQSLPALEEQCRKYDTVVIKGVRVLDINVLAPLIEDPSLNLKVVHLVRDPRAMANSRIRSKHGLIRENLQVMRSRNPKMRRVPMVDPNHKAGRKDVSDYHAIGAMEVICEHMSKTLKTALSNPRWLKGKYIMVRYEDLVENPVRTLKRVYHFVNLTASRDMEAFVVNMTSGHSNSAKPFQVSSRNATVAASTWRTVLTLQQIRQVEDYCRHAMSILGYVRVRTLWEVKDLSRSLLTLPKL